In Pseudomonas putida, a genomic segment contains:
- a CDS encoding TRAP transporter large permease subunit — protein MMRAPALPASTVSQRLPARVLICLNSWAMRLVGVIAVALMVIETFVLLAGVISRYVLHSPLIWSDELASSLFIWLAMFGAVLALDRGEHMRMSALVNKLPEAWRGFSETLSALIVCLFVAMIISPAMQHSHEQMWITTPALGIPDGVRAAALPVGAMLMLLAAVARMARYSTVRQFMAGLAVVGAVAAALWLAQPLLAAMGNYNLVVFFLVLLGACVFGGIPIAFAFGTATMAYLALATHAPLSIVVGRMDEGMSHMVLLAVPLFVLLGVVLQLSGMARTLIDFMASLLGHVRGGLQYVLLGAMFLVSGISGSKVADMAAVAPALFPEMKRRGSKPEELAALLSATGAMTETIPPSLVLITIGAVCSVSITALFIGGLMPAVVATLAIAVVCWWRSRKEEGPKIERAPLSRVAKTFLIALPALALPLLIRVAVLEGAATATEVSTIGVAYVVLVGLVMHLFMRHIEWRRLYPMLLEAAALSGAILLIIGMASAMAWALTQSGFSQSLVELIEDIPGGVIGFMVVTILTFLILGSVLEGIPAIVLFGPLMFPLAEMLGIHPVHYAMVVILAMGVGLFAPPLGVGFYAACAISKTSSDHVIRRVWGYLGALLVALVVVACFPWISIGFL, from the coding sequence ATGATGCGCGCCCCAGCGCTACCGGCCTCCACCGTTTCGCAGCGCCTGCCGGCCCGGGTGCTCATCTGCCTCAACAGCTGGGCCATGCGCCTGGTTGGCGTGATCGCGGTCGCCTTGATGGTGATCGAAACCTTCGTTCTGCTGGCAGGGGTGATTTCCCGTTACGTGCTGCACAGCCCGCTGATCTGGTCCGATGAACTGGCGTCGTCGCTGTTCATCTGGCTGGCGATGTTCGGCGCGGTGCTGGCGCTGGACCGTGGCGAGCACATGCGCATGTCGGCGCTGGTGAACAAGCTGCCGGAAGCCTGGCGCGGCTTCAGCGAGACGCTGTCGGCGCTGATCGTGTGCCTGTTCGTGGCGATGATCATCTCGCCGGCCATGCAGCATTCCCATGAACAGATGTGGATCACCACGCCGGCGCTGGGTATCCCCGATGGTGTGCGTGCCGCAGCCTTGCCAGTGGGGGCGATGCTGATGCTGCTGGCGGCGGTGGCGCGCATGGCGCGCTACTCGACGGTGCGCCAGTTCATGGCCGGGCTGGCCGTGGTCGGCGCGGTGGCTGCAGCATTGTGGCTGGCACAGCCACTGCTGGCGGCGATGGGCAACTACAACCTGGTGGTGTTCTTCCTGGTGCTGCTTGGCGCCTGCGTGTTCGGCGGTATCCCCATCGCCTTCGCCTTCGGCACGGCGACCATGGCCTACCTGGCCCTGGCCACCCATGCGCCGTTGTCGATCGTGGTCGGGCGCATGGATGAAGGCATGTCGCACATGGTCCTGCTGGCAGTACCGCTGTTCGTGCTGCTCGGTGTGGTGCTGCAACTGTCGGGCATGGCCCGTACGCTGATCGACTTCATGGCCTCGCTGCTGGGGCATGTGCGCGGTGGCTTGCAGTATGTGCTGCTGGGGGCGATGTTCCTGGTTTCGGGGATATCCGGCTCCAAGGTCGCCGACATGGCCGCCGTGGCTCCGGCACTGTTCCCCGAGATGAAACGGCGGGGCTCCAAACCCGAGGAACTGGCGGCGCTGCTGTCCGCCACCGGGGCGATGACCGAGACCATCCCGCCGAGCCTGGTGTTGATCACCATTGGCGCCGTGTGCAGCGTGTCGATTACCGCGCTGTTCATCGGCGGGCTGATGCCGGCGGTGGTGGCGACTCTGGCAATCGCGGTGGTGTGCTGGTGGCGCTCGCGCAAGGAGGAAGGCCCGAAGATCGAGCGTGCACCGCTGTCGCGTGTGGCCAAGACGTTCCTGATCGCCTTGCCTGCGTTGGCGCTGCCGCTGCTGATCCGCGTAGCCGTGCTGGAAGGGGCGGCCACCGCTACCGAGGTGTCGACCATCGGCGTGGCCTACGTGGTGCTGGTGGGGTTGGTGATGCACCTGTTCATGCGCCACATCGAATGGCGGCGGCTGTACCCGATGCTGCTTGAAGCAGCGGCGTTGTCGGGGGCGATCCTGCTGATCATCGGCATGGCGTCGGCCATGGCCTGGGCGTTGACCCAATCGGGCTTCTCGCAGTCGTTGGTGGAACTGATCGAGGACATCCCCGGCGGTGTCATCGGCTTCATGGTGGTGACCATCCTCACCTTCCTGATCCTTGGCAGCGTGCTCGAGGGCATTCCCGCCATCGTGCTGTTCGGCCCGCTGATGTTCCCCTTGGCCGAGATGCTTGGCATTCATCCGGTGCATTACGCCATGGTGGTGATCCTGGCCATGGGCGTGGGGCTGTTCGCACCGCCGCTGGGGGTGGGCTTCTACGCCGCCTGCGCCATCAGCAAGACGTCTTCCGACCATGTGATCCGCCGCGTCTGGGGTTATCTCGGCGCGCTGCTGGTGGCGCTGGTGGTCGTTGCCTGTTTCCCGTGGATTTCCATCGGTTTCCTCTAA